The segment TAGACCACGGAAAACCCGGTAACCGGCGTATCGATCGCGCGGGTCACAAGCTGGATCAGGTCATCATAGCTGAGCCATGTACCCACTGCCCGCGGGTTCGACACCTGCGCACAGGACAGGATCCGCATGCAGACCGATTCCAGCCCGCGCTTGTCCCAATAGAGGCTGGCCAGATCTTCGGCAAAGCATTTGGCCAGCCCATAGAAGGTGTCCGGCCTGTGGGGCGCATCGATGCCGATGAAGTCGGTCTTCTTGTGCATGCCGACCGCATGGATCGACGAGGCATAGACGACCCGGCGCAGCCCGTTGCGATAAGCCGCCTCCCAGATGTTGTAGGCACCGATGAAATTCGGACCCAAAAGCGTTTCAAAAGGTGCCTCATCTCCGATGGCGCCGAAATGAACCACCATATCCGCGCCGGCGAGCAGATCCACCATGGCATCCAGATCCTGAAGATCCGCCTACACATAGCGTTCGCCGGGATAGGTCTTGCCGATGTCCCCGGCCAAATCCGTCGACACAAGCTCGTCACACAGCTTGGTCAATGGCTCGCGCAGGTAGGATCCAAGGCGGCCCGCGGCGCCCGTCAAAACAAGTTTCTTCATTCCTGGTCTCCTGTTTCTTCGGTCCGCACAAGCTGGGCAACCGCCGCCTCGATCCGGTCCATTGCCGTGGCCAGAACCGCTTCGGATGCGGCTGTGGAAATGCGGAAAAACGGTGACAGCTCATAGGCGCTGCCGGGTACGGCGGCGATGCCCCCGGCCTTCAGCAGCCATGCCGTCACATCTGCGTCACTCTCGATGCGCCTGCCATCCGGCGTGCTTGCACCGATCAACCCGGCGCAGCCGATAAAGGCATAAAAGGCGCCGCCGGGCGGATCCAGCGTCAGGCCGGGAATATCCGCGACCCTGGCCACGACCAGATCACGACGCGCCTCGAACGCCTTGCAGAATCGGCGCACCTCATCCTGAGGACCTTCCAGCGCAGCCGCAGCAGCCGCCTGAGCAATCGCGCAGGCCCCCGAGCTGATCTGGCTTTGCACCTTGGTCATCGCGGCCTCGAGCCGCGCGGCTGTCAGGCGAAAGCCATCCGCCGCCGGACAGGGCACCGCCACCGGCACGCCACCAAGGATCAGGACGATATCCTTGTACTGCCCGAAATAAGGCGCAGGCAGGATTACCTCGTCCCCCGGCTCCAGAGTGGCCATAATCGCATTGAAAATGACCTGCTTGGCACCGTTGGAGACAATGACCTGATCGGGCGTATAGGTCAGCGCGTTCTCATGCGCGAATTTGGCGATGATCGCGGCCTTCAGGCGCGCGGTCCCATCCGTCGGAGGGTATCGCGTCTCTCCTGCCCTGGCAGCGGCATGGGCGGCCTCGATGATATGCTCCGGCGTGTCGAAATCAGGTTCGCCCAGACCCAGATCGATCACGTCCTCGCCGCGCGCTCTGGCTGCCCTGGCCGCCTGACTGATCCATGCCGAGGCCGAAGGCTTGACCGCGGCCAGCCGTGTTGCTGCATGGGTCATGCCAGCGCCTCTTGCACCTGCGACAGCAACTGGTCAGAGCCCCTGGACAGGATCGCCGTATCGGTGCCGCAGGCGACGAAGGTGAAACCCTCGTTCAAAAGCCGGGCGGCAAATGCCGGGTCCAGAACCAATGTTCCGACCGGAACGCCCCTTTCGATCAAGCGCTTGGCCACGGGCATGATCAGGTCCCAGACCTCGGGTGCCATGGCCTGACCCAATCTGCCCATGTCCGCGGCAATATCGGCGGGGCCGAAGAAAATCCCCGAAACACCTTCGACATCGGCAATCGCCTCGGCCTGTTCGACCGCGTCGCGGGTTTCGACCTGCAGCAGGACGGCCGTTTCCTCGTGTATCCGGGCAGCATAGTCCGTGACGCGGCCGAATTTTGTCGCACGGGTCGACCCCGACACCCCGCGCAGGCCATGGGGCGGATAGCGGGTGGCGGCCACGGCGCGCCGTGCCTCTTCGACCGACTGGATCATTGGAAACAACAGGCCGGGTGCGCCAAGATCCAGCAGACGTTTGACCGCCACCGCATCATTCCATTCGACCCGCACGATCGGCACCGTCGAATAGCTCGAGAACGCCTGCAACTGGCCCAGAACGCTGAAATAGTCGTTCGGGCTGTGCTCCATGTCGATCAGCGCCCAGTCATATCCGGCCGGCGCGACCACCTCGGCGGCAAAGTTGTTGGCAAGGCTGATCCACAGGCCAATCTGCTTGTCGCCTTTGCGCAACGCCCTGACGAAACCGTTTTCTGCCAGCAGCATCAGATCA is part of the Paracoccus seriniphilus genome and harbors:
- a CDS encoding aminotransferase class I/II-fold pyridoxal phosphate-dependent enzyme, with product MTHAATRLAAVKPSASAWISQAARAARARGEDVIDLGLGEPDFDTPEHIIEAAHAAARAGETRYPPTDGTARLKAAIIAKFAHENALTYTPDQVIVSNGAKQVIFNAIMATLEPGDEVILPAPYFGQYKDIVLILGGVPVAVPCPAADGFRLTAARLEAAMTKVQSQISSGACAIAQAAAAAALEGPQDEVRRFCKAFEARRDLVVARVADIPGLTLDPPGGAFYAFIGCAGLIGASTPDGRRIESDADVTAWLLKAGGIAAVPGSAYELSPFFRISTAASEAVLATAMDRIEAAVAQLVRTEETGDQE
- a CDS encoding HpcH/HpaI aldolase family protein; this translates as MLLAENGFVRALRKGDKQIGLWISLANNFAAEVVAPAGYDWALIDMEHSPNDYFSVLGQLQAFSSYSTVPIVRVEWNDAVAVKRLLDLGAPGLLFPMIQSVEEARRAVAATRYPPHGLRGVSGSTRATKFGRVTDYAARIHEETAVLLQVETRDAVEQAEAIADVEGVSGIFFGPADIAADMGRLGQAMAPEVWDLIMPVAKRLIERGVPVGTLVLDPAFAARLLNEGFTFVACGTDTAILSRGSDQLLSQVQEALA